The Polaribacter sp. MED152 region TTGTTTCTGTAGCTAGTCTGTGAAATTCACAGCCCATAATATTTAAATCGAACTCTACATTTTGACCAACAACAAATTTTGTTTTTTGTAAAACTTCGTTAAATAAAGCCAAGCCTTCTTCTAATGTAATACCTTCTTGTTGGGCTAACTCAGTAGAAATACCATGAATTCTTTCTGCATCATAAGGAATGTTAAATCCTTCAGGTTGAATTAAAAAATCATTGTGTTCTATAACTCTACCCATTTCATCATGCAATTGCCAAGCAATTTGTATGCATCTTGGCCAATTGTCTGTGTCTGTAATTGGGGCATTCCAGCTTTTTGGTAAACCTGTAGTTTCAGTATCAAAAATTAAGTACATAGAAGATTTTGTCTGATAAATTTGGAAGGTTAAAAGTACAAAATCAACACAGATTTAGAACTAATAAGTTGTTTAGACTTATCAACAAAAAAAGTCAACCCAATTAAGGATTGACTTTCTTAAACTAATTCAAATAATTTATTTTTATGCTAACTCTTCTTCTACCATTAATGAGTTAATTGCAGACTGAATTTTAATTTTCTGTCTATCTAACATTTTCTCTGTACTTGGTGCAAATTCGTTGTCTTTTAAAATTTCGCAATATTCATCAAAACTAGCTTTTTCACCTCTAAGAGCTTCTTCTAAAATAGCTTCTTCATCGTTTGATGTGAATAAAGATTTTAAAGACATCCAGTTTCTGTGCATGGCTCCTGTAAAGGTTCCATTATCTTCTGGAATTTGTCCATAAGATAAAATCTCTGTTCTTAAATTTTTTGCAAACTCACTTCTTTCAGAGGCTCTATTTTTAAAAAAGATTTTTAGTCTTGTACTATCTACATTTTCAGCAGCATTTAAATACCCTTTTTCGGCATCATAATTCTTCTCTAACAATTCATTTAATTGATTCGAAACTTTTTCACTATACTTCATAATATCATTTTCATTTTAAATTTCAACAATTTATTTTAAGATGCTCATTGTTTAACATCTGATACAAAAGTAATTAAGATTCAGATCCTTCATTTGTTCAAACGAATTGATTGTTAACTCAATCGCTATTTTTATATTTTTTTAATAAATACTGATACTGAATATTTTATAGTTCTTTTTATTAGTTTTTATTAAAAAGAAAATTGTAAATTTGCGCTCGCTTATTACGAGATAATAAGAGTTTTAATAACCAAGGTCGAGAACCTTAAAAAATTAATAAGTATGCCAGTAAAGATTAGATTACAAAGACATGGTAAAAAAGGCAAGCCATTTTATTGGATTGTTGCTGCAGATGCACGTGCAAAGAGAGATGGACGCTATTTAGAAAAAATAGGTACCTACAACCCAAATGTAAACCCAGCTGAAATTAACTTAGATGTTGATGGTGCTGTAAAATGGTTACAAAATGGTGCTCAGCCAACTGATACTGCAAAAGCAATTTTATCTTACAAAGGAGCTATGCTAAAAAATCATTTAGTAGGTGGTGTAAGAAAAGGAGCTTTAACTGAAGAGCAAGCAGAAGAGAAATTTAATGCTTGGTTAGCAGAGAAAGAAGGTAAAGTTTCTTCTAAAGAAGAAAAATTAGCAAAAGCTGAGGCAGACGCTAAAGCAAAAGCTTTAGAAGCTGAAAAGGCTGTAAATGAAGCTAGAATTGCTGCAAACTTACCAGAAGTAGAAGAAGCTGGTGATGCTACTGAAGAAGTAGAAGCATTAGAAGTTGCTGCTGAAGAAGGAGCTGCTGCTGCAGATTCTGAAGTTGCAGAAGAAGAAAAATCAGCTGAGTAAAACTTTTATACGATATGCGTAAAGAAGAGTGTTTTTACTTAGGCAGAATCGTAACAAAATATAGTTTTAAGGGTGAAGTTGTTATCAAATTAGATACAGACGAACCTGAGTTGTATAAAAATATGGAATCAGTTTATGTCGAATTTGGCAGTAATCTGGTTCCATTTTTTATTGAAAAAAGTTCACTACACAAAGGAAATCAATTGCGAGTTCAGTTTGAAGATGTTTATTCTGAAGAAGAAGCAGATTCTATTTTAAAATGTGGTATTTATTTGCCTTTAGATTTGTTGCCTAAATTATCTGGAGATAAATTTTATTTTCACGAAGTAATTGGTTTTAAAGTTATGGATGCCAATTATGGTGAAGTTGGTTCTATTGTGCATATTAATGATAAAGCTGCACAACCATTGTTTGAAATAGATAGTAATGGAAAAGAGGTTTTTATACCTATGATAGATGATTTCATAAAAAAAGTAGACAGAGCAAACAAAACTATTGAAGTCGAAACTCCAGAAGGCTTAATAGAATTGTACTTAAATAGTTAGAAAGCTATTTGTTTTTAAGGAATATCAAAACTAAAATTTACTCTCGCAAATTCATTTGCATTACCATTGCTAGCTCTCTCTAACAATAATTCACCTTCTACAAATACTTGTACTTTTAATTCAGAGGTGCTAAAGTTATTTCTAAAAGCTTCACCATCTAAAAAATCGTATTTATAGTTATCAAAAATTAGCTTTAAAGGTAAAGGGTTACCATCTGTATCGTATTTAAATACGTATGCTTCTGCAACATCTGTAGC contains the following coding sequences:
- a CDS encoding PA2169 family four-helix-bundle protein; amino-acid sequence: MKYSEKVSNQLNELLEKNYDAEKGYLNAAENVDSTRLKIFFKNRASERSEFAKNLRTEILSYGQIPEDNGTFTGAMHRNWMSLKSLFTSNDEEAILEEALRGEKASFDEYCEILKDNEFAPSTEKMLDRQKIKIQSAINSLMVEEELA
- a CDS encoding 30S ribosomal protein S16, whose product is MPVKIRLQRHGKKGKPFYWIVAADARAKRDGRYLEKIGTYNPNVNPAEINLDVDGAVKWLQNGAQPTDTAKAILSYKGAMLKNHLVGGVRKGALTEEQAEEKFNAWLAEKEGKVSSKEEKLAKAEADAKAKALEAEKAVNEARIAANLPEVEEAGDATEEVEALEVAAEEGAAAADSEVAEEEKSAE
- the rimM gene encoding ribosome maturation factor RimM (Essential for efficient processing of 16S rRNA), whose translation is MRKEECFYLGRIVTKYSFKGEVVIKLDTDEPELYKNMESVYVEFGSNLVPFFIEKSSLHKGNQLRVQFEDVYSEEEADSILKCGIYLPLDLLPKLSGDKFYFHEVIGFKVMDANYGEVGSIVHINDKAAQPLFEIDSNGKEVFIPMIDDFIKKVDRANKTIEVETPEGLIELYLNS